The Silene latifolia isolate original U9 population unplaced genomic scaffold, ASM4854445v1 chrun_scaffold_16, whole genome shotgun sequence genome includes a region encoding these proteins:
- the LOC141637320 gene encoding uncharacterized protein LOC141637320: protein MFVIPNATIKRVEAICRNFLWDSSSEYHRVPLVGWDRVTLPKDAGGLGIKKASIWNIAAVGKLVNWIYTKSDRLWIKWVDNVYLKGSNWHDYKPANDASWTWKSICKVKEKIKDGFIDNLWYPHQKGYTIGNGYDWLLGTHASQPWSVIVWNDWNIPKCSLNSWLIMQEGINTKAKLFAYGVCTDDRCILCETQTETSDHLFNYCDFGKQVHELIEEWIGRSIPTINELMITNRNNMKWKAMALIQTTYRYCVWTQRNRARHELCVERPVIVFERMKKMIRSQVRRKYPNRDGRSDFDAVGSLMRFLN from the coding sequence ATGTTTGTTATTCCTAATGCTACCATTAAAAGGGTTGAAGCCATTTGTAGGAATTTTCTGTGGGATAGTAGCAGTGAATACCATAGAGTCCCTCTAGTTGGTTGGGATAGGGTCACTTTACCTAAGGATGCAGGAGGTCTTGGTATTAAAAAAGCGAGTATCTGGAATATAGCTGCTGTTGGAAAATTGGTGAATTGGATTTATACAAAATCTGACAGACTGTGGATTAAATGGGTTGATAATGTTTACCTCAAAGGCTCAAACTGGCATGACTATAAACCTGCAAACGACGCTTCTTGGACTTGGAAATCTATCTGTAAGGTTAAGGAGAAAATCAAAGATGGTTTTATTGACAATCTTTGGTACCCTCATCAGAAAGGGTACACGATTGGAAATGGCTATGATTGGCTGCTGGGTACTCATGCTTCTCAACCTTGGTCAGTAATCGTCTGGAATGACTGGAATATTCCAAAATGCTCACTAAACTCGTGGCTCATTATGCAAGAAGGGATTAACACTAAAGCAAAGCTCTTTGCCTATGGTGTTTGCACTGATGACAGATGCATTCTATGTGAAACACAGACTGAAACTAGTGACCATCTTTTCAATTACTGTGATTTTGGTAAACAAGTACATGAACTCATTGAAGAGTGGATTGGTCGATCGATACCCACCATCAACGAGTTAATGATAACTAATCGAAACAATATGAAATGGAAAGCAATGGCTCTGATTCAAACAACTTACCGGTACTGTGTGTGGACTCAGAGGAACCGGGCGCGCCATGAGCTCTGCGTTGAAAGACCAGTGATAGTGTTTGagaggatgaagaagatgatACGATCGCAGGTAAGAAGGAAATATCCGAATAGGGATGGGCGATCTGATTTTGATGCAGTAGGATCTCTTATGAGATTCCTAAATTGA